A DNA window from Arachis hypogaea cultivar Tifrunner chromosome 18, arahy.Tifrunner.gnm2.J5K5, whole genome shotgun sequence contains the following coding sequences:
- the LOC112769228 gene encoding NAC domain-containing protein 2: MQGGLELPPGFRFHPSDEELVNHYLCKKCAKQSIAAPIIKEIDLYKFDPWQLPEMALYGEKEWYFFSPRDRKYPNGSRPNRAAGSGYWKATGADKPIGKPKALGIKKALVFYAGKAPKGVKTNWIMHEYRLANVDRSAANKLNNNNLRLDDWVLCRIYNKKGKIEKFNSATTGLEQKLPKFSPGEILHYDHDHEHETKPKIIHNFSNNEHQLYMDTSDSVPRLHTDSSCSDHAVSPDATCDKEVESNPKWSNELDMQLFDTFDFQLNNYDNSLPMNDDDLFGNQFQMNQLMSFQDTFLFPQKPF, from the exons aTGCAAGGTGGATTAGAGTTACCGCCAGGGTTCAGGTTTCACCCGAGCGACGAGGAATTGGTGAACCACTATCTCTGCAAGAAATGCGCAAAGCAATCAATTGCTGCTCCAATAATTAAGGAAATCGATTTGTACAAGTTCGATCCGTGGCAGCTTCCAG AGATGGCGTTGTACGGAGAGAAGGAGTGGTACTTCTTTTCGCCGAGGGATAGGAAATATCCGAACGGATCCCGGCCGAACCGGGCGGCTGGGAGCGGGTACTGGAAGGCGACCGGGGCGGACAAGCCGATAGGGAAGCCGAAGGCGCTAGGGATAAAGAAAGCGCTAGTGTTCTACGCCGGAAAGGCCCCGAAAGGAGTGAAGACTAATTGGATTATGCATGAGTACCGTCTCGCCAATGTTGACAGATCCGCCGCCAAcaaactcaacaacaacaacttgAGG CTTGATGATTGGGTGTTGTGTCGAATCTACAACAAGAAAGGGAAGATTGAGAAATTCAACTCTGCCACAACAGGGTTGGAACAGAAACTACCAAAGTTTTCACCAGGGGAGATACTTCACTATGATCATGATCATGAGCATGAGACAAAGCCAAAGATTATCCACAATTTCTCCAACAATGAGCACCAATTGTACATGGACACATCAGATTCCGTTCCAAGGCTGCACACGGACTCTAGCTGCTCGGATCACGCGGTTTCGCCGGACGCCACCTGCGACAAGGAGGTGGAGAGCAACCCAAAGTGGAGCAATGAGCTAGATATGCAGCTGTTTGATACCTTTGATTTTCAGCTCAACAACTATGATAATAGCCTCCCAATGAATGATGATGACCTTTTTGGAAATCAGTTCCAAATGAATCAGCTCATGTCTTTCCAAGACACATTCTTGTTCCCACAAAAGCCATTTTGA
- the LOC112769227 gene encoding aspartic proteinase Asp1 — MMKGTKKLLLPGLLLLVFLLCCSTCSAWFGSSSSSNSNKHKSISSNYGNGRRNSIPLDEPSSSSSSSSSSSWLSSSLLNQYRASSSVVFRVHGNVYPVGFYNVTLNIGHPPRPYYLDIDTGSDLTWLQCDAPCTHCTQTPHPLYRPSNDLVACRDPMCASLHQNEAYECEQPHQCDYEVEYADHYSSLGVLVNDVYLLNFTNGIQLRVRMALGCGYDQLFQEHSYHPLDGMLGLGRGRSSLVSQLNSQGLVRNVVGHCLSSQGGGYIYFGHVFDSSRLTWTPMTSTHFKHYSAGPAELLLGGKRTGIGNLHGVFDTGSSYTYFNSMAYQAAISWLNKELAGKPLKEAHDDHTLPQCWHGRRPFRSIHEVRKYFKPMALSFAGGGRSKAQFEIPPEAYLIISNMGNVCLGILNGSEVGMGDLNLIGDISMQDKVMVFDNEKMMIGWAPADCDKIPKSRHANI; from the exons ATGATGAAAGGAACGAAGAAGTTATTATTACCAGGATTATTATTGTTGGTTTTCTTGTTATGTTGTTCAACTTGTTCAGCTTGGTttggtagtagtagtagtagtaatagtaATAAGCATAAAAGTATTAGTTCCAATTatggaaatggaagaagaaacTCTATTCCTCTTGATGaaccttcctcttcctcttcctcttcctcctcgtcTTCATGGTTATCATCGTCGTTGCTTAATCAGTATCGAGCTAGCTCATCCGTCGTGTTTCGAGTTCACGGCAACGTTTATCCGGTTGG GTTCTATAATGTTACATTGAACATAGGGCACCCACCAAGGCCTTATTACCTTGACATTGATACAGGCAGCGACCTCACATGGCTTCAATGTGATGCCCCTTGTACTCATTGCACTCAG ACGCCGCATCCGTTGTACCGGCCGAGCAATGACTTGGTGGCATGTAGGGATCCAATGTGTGCATCATTGCATCAGAATGAAGCATATGAATGTGAACAGCCACACCAATGTGACTATGAAGTTGAGTATGCAGATCATTACTCttcccttggtgttcttgtgaatgaTGTGTACCTTCTGAACTTCACAAATGGAATCCAACTGAGAGTTAGAATGGCACTTGGATGTGGATATGATCAGCTATTTCAAGAGCACTCATACCATCCATTGGATGGAATGCTTGGTCTTGGAAGGGGAAGATCAAGCTTGGTTTCACAGCTTAATAGTCAGGGTTTGGTTAGAAATGTAGTTGGACACTGCTTGAGTTCACAAGGGGGAGGCTATATCTATTTTGGTCATGTTTTTGACTCTTCTAGACTCACTTGGACTCCTATGACATCCACACATTT CAAACATTACTCAGCTGGGCCAGCTGAACTCCTTTTGGGAGGAAAGAGAACTGGGATTGGAAATCTCCATGGTGTTTTTGACACTGGAAGTTCTTACACTTACTTCAACTCCATGGCTTACCAAGCAGCAATTTCTTGG TTAAATAAGGAGTTAGCTGGGAAGCCTTTAAAAGAAGCACATGATGATCACACACTCCCTCAATGTTGGCATGGTAGAAGGCCTTTCAGAAGCATACATGAAGTCAGAAAATACTTCAAGCCTATGGCGCTTTCTTTCGCCGGCGGCGGCCGAAGTAAAGCTCAGTTTGAAATCCCTCCTGAGGCATACCTCATAATATCA AACATGGGAAATGTTTGCTTGGGAATCTTAAATGGATCTGAAGTAGGGATGGGAGATCTAAACCTAATTGGAG ACATATCCATGCAAGACAAAGTGATGGTATTTGACAATGAGAAAATGATGATTGGTTGGGCACCAGCAGATTGTGACAAAATCCCCAAATCAAGACATGCCAACATTTAA
- the LOC112773183 gene encoding aldehyde dehydrogenase family 3 member I1, chloroplastic translates to MEEAKEKGVFNEDKASLVVKELRKSFDSGKTRSYKWRISQLEAMAKMIEENEKDIIEAVDKDLSKPQLEAYIAEVSQTKSSCSEAIKALHQWMKPTKVKTAITTYPSSAEIVSEPLGVVLIISTWNFPFMLSLEPVIGAIAAGNAVVLKPSEVAPASSALLADMLTKYLDNSAVRVIEGGAPQTTALLEQKWDKILYTGNARVGRIVMAAATKHLTPVILELGGKCPALVDSNLNLQVAARRLIAGKWACNNGQACISVDYIITLKHFAPTLINALKEELEQFFGKDPMKSKDMSRIVSSSHFSRLLKLLNDDKISDKIVLEGQKDEDQLKIAPTIILDAPDDSLVMQEEIFGPIMPIITVDKIEDGFDIIKSKPKPLAAYLFTNNEDLKKSFVENISSGGMLINDTVLQVVTPGLPFGGVGESGMGCYHGKFSFDEFSHKKGVLYRSFKGDSSMRYPPYTPKKQSLMKALINGNIFHMILILIGCSKL, encoded by the exons AtggaagaagcaaaagagaagggTGTGTTTAATGAAGACAAGGCTTCTTTGGTGGTTAAAGAGCTGAGAAAGAGCTTTGACTCAGGGAAGACAAGAAGCTACAAATGGAGGATTTCGCAGTTGGAAGCCATGGCTAAGATGATTGAAGAAAATGAGAAGGACATCATTGAAGCAGTAGATAAGGACCTTTCTAAACCTCAACTTGAAGCATACATAGCTGAG GTTTCTCAGACAAAATCTTCATGCAGTGAAGCAATTAAAGCATTGCATCAGTGGATGAAGCCTACAAAG GTGAAAACTGCGATTACAACATATCCATCATCAGCAGAGATTGTATCAGAACCACTTGGAGTTGTGCTCATCATCTCAACATGGAACTTCCCTTTCA TGTTATCGCTGGAGCCGGTGATCGGCGCAATCGCGGCCGGGAATGCAGTGGTTCTGAAGCCATCAGAAGTTGCTCCGGCATCATCAGCACTGCTGGCAGATATGCTGACAAAATATTTGGACAACTCTGCTGTCAGAGTTATTGAAGGAGGTGCTCCTCAAACAACCGCACTATTGGAGCAGAAATGGGATAAGATACTCTACACAG GTAATGCTAGAGTAGGACGAATTGTGATGGCTGCTGCTACAAAGCACCTTACCCCAGTGATTCTGGAACTTGGTGGAAAGTGCCCTGCTCTTGTTGATTCTAATCTCAACTTGCAA GTTGCTGCTAGAAGATTAATAGCTGGAAAGTGGGCATGCAACAATGGACAAGCATGCATTTCTGTTGATTATATCATCACTCTTAAACATTTTGCTCCAACACTT ATAAATGCTCTCAAGGAGGAATTGGAGCAATTTTTCGGAAAAGATCCAATGAAATCCAAAGACATGTCGCGAATCGTGTCTTCGTCGCACTTTTCGCGACTCTTAAAGCTTTTGAATGATGACAAGATATCTGATAAAATTGTTTTAGAAGGTCAGAAGGACGAGGATCAATT AAAGATTGCTCCAACAATCATATTGGATGCACCAGATGATTCATTGGTGATGCAAGAGGAAATATTTGGGCCAATAATGCCAATTATCACT GTTGATAAGATAGAAGATGGGTTTGATATAataaaatcaaaaccaaaaccTCTTGCTGCATATCTCTTCACAAACAATGAAGACCTGAAGAAAAGTTTTGTGGAAAACATTTCTTCAGGAGGGATGCTCATCAATGACACTGTCTTACAA GTTGTAACTCCTGGTTTGCCATTTGGAGGAGTTGGAGAGAGTGGAATGGGTTGCTACCATGGCAAATTCTCCTTTGATGAATTCAGCCACAAAAAAGGTGTTCTCTATAGAAGTTTCAAAGGTGATTCATCTATGAGATATCCCCCATATACACCCAAAAAACAAAGCTTGATGAAGGCCCTTATCAATGGCAATATCTTCCACATGATTCTTATTTTGATTGGATGCTCTAAACTCTAG
- the LOC112772030 gene encoding uncharacterized protein, translated as MLPLKLVRSLVFGETINHHPHLMHSHAHSEQENEEEEDGRRRNRRRRIRARRRRSKTAALLFLPTREIVTDTYRLAAIARTLGMDLFPTPSLSHIIFSNSTPFSSSLSPHSTPSSSLPSTATTATTTTTCSFSCSSSSWPLQDDAVPIPFPSLTPAPLTHLRYFVNLAAPFFKLVFFDGGAIAGDGGGGGGGRNWDCCSLSMYSRVTGERVDDMEGFCRILAGKGWTFFRTQKRPPNAAADRGFSGGGGGSCEVYLFRKVDMNRVRVGRVGGGGGGADGACRVRELRLPHLDFGNAPLRILQYILLMTDDIFCLA; from the coding sequence atgcTTCCACTAAAGCTGGTTCGTTCTCTCGTCTTTGGTGAAACCATCAATCACCATCCACATCTCATGCATTCCCACGCTCATTCCGaacaagaaaatgaagaagaagaagatgggagAAGGAGAAACAGAAGACGAAGAataagagcaagaagaagaagatcaaaAACCGCGGCTCTTTTGTTCCTTCCAACAAGAGAGATCGTAACCGACACATACAGACTCGCCGCCATTGCAAGAACCTTGGGAATGGACTTGTTCCCAACGCCATCTCTCTCTCACATCATCTTCTCCAACTCAACGCCATTCTCATCTTCTTTGTCGCCGCATTCAACTCCTTCTTCTTCGTTACCTTCTACTGCCACcactgccaccaccaccaccacctgctCGTTTTCTTGTTCTTCGTCTTCCTGGCCGCTCCAAGATGACGCCGTTCCGATCCCTTTCCCTTCCCTGACTCCGGCCCCATTGACCCACCTTCGTTACTTCGTCAACCTCGCCGCACCCTTCTTCAAGTTGGTATTTTTCGACGGCGGCGCAATTGCCGGAGATGGTGGCggtggaggaggaggacgaaattGGGATTGTTGCTCATTGTCGATGTATTCTAGGGTTACCGGAGAGAGGGTCGATGATATGGAGGGGTTTTGCAGGATTCTTGCTGGGAAAGGTTGGACCTTTTTCAGGACACAGAAACGGCCACCGAATGCGGCAGCGGATCGGGGTTTTTCCGGTGGTGGGGGTGGTAGTTGTGAGGTTTACCTGTTTAGGAAGGTTGATATGAACCGGGTTCGGGTGGGTcgggttggtggtggtggtggaggagcagATGGAGCTTGTAGGGTTAGGGAGCTGAGGTTGCCacatttggattttgggaatgcTCCTTTGAGGATCTTGCAGTATATTTTGCTCATGACTGATGATATCTTCTGCCTTGCATGA
- the LOC112770587 gene encoding protein ALTERED PHOSPHATE STARVATION RESPONSE 1-like, which yields MLYKPSRAKALSMKNNVHTSFSDLSSTLEELYVWEKKLSGAIMVRHCLFSVVEKLRIQYERQYKKLKDLDGRGSEFDKIDDTLSSVKLLNSEIDVAISSIDLISRNIDGLRDNKLLPELKKLIEGFFFFRLIRLWKIMSDCHHKQFQAISMAKSHVHILDSGGKKKPSSKATLRLERIALNWSMCFSNFINTQKTLVKNLNDWLRKHIIQEEIENSENGVDPIFNLCNDWCHEIHKISETIVSEAISTFASNLHQLYEKQNEEQLLKVKVQHFLRDYKHMLKYYCDKNGIKSKQCSCFYKMKSSEDFMEVPLLRESDEKLAASRVRLVEEKKRHQEAIKHVNDLASSCFQPGLFTIFEALETFCLENLKIYEQLKLRN from the exons ATGCTATACAAACCTTCTAGAGCAAAGGCTTTGTCCATGAAAAACAATGTTCATACATCATTTAGTGACCTTTCATCCACCTTGGAGGAACTTTATGTTTGGGAAAAGAAACTCTCTGGTGCAATCATGGTAAGACATTGCTTGTTTTCA GTTGTAGAAAAGCTTCGAATTCAATACGAAAGGCAGTACAAGAAGCTAAAAGATCTGGATGGTAGAGGTTCTGAGTTTGATAAGATTGATGATACTCTTTCTTCTGTCAAGCTTTTGAACTCAGAAATTGATGTAGCTATTTCATCAATTGATCTAATATCAAGAAACATAGATGGATTAAGAGATAATAAGCTGCTTCCTGAATTGAAGAAATTGATTGAAGG ttttttcttttttaggctAATTAGATTGTGGAAGATAATGAGTGATTGTCACCATAAACAATTTCAAGCTATCTCCATGGCTAAAAGTCATGTGCATATATTAGATTCTGGAGGGAAGAAAAAGCCAAGTTCAAAAGCTACACTAAGACTAGAAAGAATTGCATTAAATTGGAGTATGTGCTTTAGTAACTTCATCAACACACAGAAAACCTTAGTGAAAAACTTGAATGATTGGCTCAGGAAGCACATAATCCAAGAAGAAATAGAAAATTCTGAAAATGGGGTTGATCCAATTTTCAACCTTTGTAATGATTGGTGCCATGAAATTCACAAGATCTCAGAAACTATAGTCTCAGAAGCCATTAGTACCTTTGCATCAAACTTGCACCAGTTATATGAGAAGCAGAATGAGGAACAGTTACTCAAAGTTAAAGTGCAACACTTTCTAAGGGATTATAAGCACATGCTTAAGTACTACTGTGACAAGAATGGAATCAAGTCAAAGCAGTGTTCAtgtttttacaaaatgaaaagcTCAGAAGATTTCATGGAAGTTCCATTGCTTAGAGAATCTGATGAGAAATTAGCAGCTTCAAGGGTAAGATTGGTTGAAGAGAAAAAGAGACATCAAGAAGCTATTAAACATGTCAATGACCTTGCTTCAAGTTGCTTTCAACCGGGTCTATTTACAATTTTTGAGGCTTTGGAGACATTTTGTTTGGAAAATCTGAAAATTTATGAGCAGCTTAAACTTCGAAACTAa